Genomic segment of Anaerobranca gottschalkii DSM 13577:
CTTTGGATGACACTAGCTATTTTTTCGGCATAGTCTTGGATCTTATCATAATCCTTTCCTTCAACCATTACTCTAATTAAATTTTCTGTTCCCGATGGACGGACTAATACCCTTCCTTCTTGTCCTAAAACATCTTCAACTTCTGACACTACTTTAGCTATCTCAGTATTAGTATGGTATTTTTCCTTATTTCCAACTTTTACATTCACAAGGACTTGGGGAAGCTTTTGTAAAATAGTTTTTGCTCTATCTAAAGTTTGTCCTGTTGATATTAAAATATCTAATAACTGAATAGCAGTAAGGAGACCATCACCGGTAGTGCTGTATTCTAAAAAGATGATATGACCTGATTGTTCTCCACCTAAAGTATAACCACCTTTTAACATTTCTTCAAGGACATATCTATCCCCAACTTTAGTTTTTATTGGTTTTATCCCTTCCCTTTGGCAAGCAATGTCAAAACCTAGATTAGCCATGACAGTTCCTACAATTACATTTTCAGGAAGTTTTCCTACACCTTTTAAATACTTACCGCAAATTGCCAATATATAATCTCCGTCAATGACTTCTCCATCCTTATCTACTGCTATAAGTCTATCGGCATCTCCATCAAAGGCAAAACCTAAATCTAATCCCTGTTCTTTAACATAGGCTGCCAACCTTTCTGGGTGGGTAGATCCACAATCGGCATTGATATTGGTTCCATCAGGCTGATTATTTATAATGTGTACTTTAGCCCCTAATCCAGTAAACAATTCAGGTGCTAGCTGATAAACAGCTCCATTGGCACAATCTAAAGCTAATTTAACATTATCAAATCTGTTTTTTACAGTAGTTTTCAAGTATTCAATATATCTATCTTTTAAAGTTAAATCTTCCCAAACTCTACCTACCCCTTCTCCTGTAGGATATGGCAAAGGCTTTTCTGAAAAGTACAGTTCTTCAATTTTATCTTCTACCTCATCGGGTAGTTTAAACCCTAAATTTGAGAAAAACTTAATTCCATTATCTTCCATAGGATTGTGGGATGCGGAAATCATTACTCCTGCAGAAGCATTGGTGTTTTTGGTTAAATAAGCGACAGCTGGTGTTGTAACTACACCTAACTTAATTACATCTACCCCTACAGAGGTAAATCCTAAAACTAAAGCTGATTCAATCATATCCCCAGAAATCCTAGTATCTTTACCGATAAGTATTTTAGGGTTATCCCAATTTTGGGTAAAATAATAGCCTGCACAGCGGGCTATTTTATATACCAACTCAGGTGTTAAAAATTCGTTTGCTTTACCTCTAATACCATCGGTCCCAAAAAGTTTACCCAATTTAATCTCTCCTTTTCTACTTTTACCTTATTGTATTTCTACCTTTCTATCTTTACTTCAATAGTTTCCCTCTCTAATATAACCCCTTCTGTATCCGTTTGAAGTGCTACAGTATGGGTTCCTTCTTCAAGTCCTTCTAAGTCG
This window contains:
- the glmM gene encoding phosphoglucosamine mutase, producing the protein MGKLFGTDGIRGKANEFLTPELVYKIARCAGYYFTQNWDNPKILIGKDTRISGDMIESALVLGFTSVGVDVIKLGVVTTPAVAYLTKNTNASAGVMISASHNPMEDNGIKFFSNLGFKLPDEVEDKIEELYFSEKPLPYPTGEGVGRVWEDLTLKDRYIEYLKTTVKNRFDNVKLALDCANGAVYQLAPELFTGLGAKVHIINNQPDGTNINADCGSTHPERLAAYVKEQGLDLGFAFDGDADRLIAVDKDGEVIDGDYILAICGKYLKGVGKLPENVIVGTVMANLGFDIACQREGIKPIKTKVGDRYVLEEMLKGGYTLGGEQSGHIIFLEYSTTGDGLLTAIQLLDILISTGQTLDRAKTILQKLPQVLVNVKVGNKEKYHTNTEIAKVVSEVEDVLGQEGRVLVRPSGTENLIRVMVEGKDYDKIQDYAEKIASVIQRELA